AGACCACACTTGGGACAATTACAGAGATAGGGGCTGGAGTGTCCAAAAGTTTGCTTTCTTGTGGGAATCTCTCTCATAAGCACATTTCAGAGTAAAATCTTAAAGTTTGTTTGGGATTTTGGTTTTCCAGATCCATGTACACTGTAAATTATTATAAGGTTTTGagaattaagaaaatgaaaagcttcCTTCATTGATCAAAATCCTATAGGGACCTGACCATGTCAGGATATCTTGTACATGATGAACTAGAGGCAGAGGGGTACCCTTGATAAGGGAGTCGGAAACCAAGGGAAGGAGGTGTAGGTTACAGTTAGATTGCGGTCTTTACTCTTTAGATCCTGGACTAGTTTTTGATCATGAAAGGTTAGCGGTCCTTCAGCTGTATCTCAAGAGGGAAAAGTTTTGCTGCATAGAAGTATGTAGTAATTGCTGCGTATAGGATTATGTGGCAGTAAAAAGAAAGTGACAAGTGTTTAGGGGTCCACCTGATCATGTGCATTGCAATGACCTTTCAACacatgttattttctttttgttgtcaGATAACTCATTATGCAACAATTGTTCCATACTAGTATGCCCTTTCCCATCTCAAAATGAGCCACAAGGTAGCCAGTTATGGTCCCAAAAGTTGATATTTTTTCCATTCCCACTTGCCATAAAAAGCCATTTCTAAGGTAGACATTCCCATTCTGTATGGCTTTTTAGATAGTTTTAATTTTACACATTCTCAAAAGTGACTGAAATTGTGACTTTAAAGAATTAActctattttttaatacaattaacTTAAGAATGGCGCGTGATGTTTGCGACATGCATAGAAGAAATGCCCTTGGGTCTATTCATGCAAACTTACAACTACATGTAGGGAAATACGAAATGCCCTTCACAACAATTTAGGCCCTGTTTGATAGAGTTGTTAAACAactcatttttagtttttaaacaacattacacacatttttacacatattttcactcacacgtatttcaaaaaactacaaagaacattactcaaactcctctaccaaaaGGGCCCTCAATCATTTGAAACAAATTTCCAGAGTGGAAGAGACTAAGAAAAAGTACAAGCCAAAATATACACATATAGAGATAATGCGTAAAATATGCAAATATCTAGGAAGTTCAAGTCGAATTATCAAGATCAATGAGATCTCCTAAAGTCATCATGTGTAGAGGCTTTGGGAAAGTGGATTTCcaagtttgtaatttttgataAACTTGTCGCATGGTTGGATGATATTGCCGATTGGCGTGCAAGCATGCCGATGCTATCTTTGTCAACAAAATCACCTTTTTGGCAACTTCATTTGAAGGATGTGCAAGTCGTTGGTCCAGTACATCTTTCAAAAGAACATTATGGGGTGTCAATGTGGATGATGATGCAAATGGTGATGATAGAAATGAGATCAGATCACTTGGATGCTTTCCCATAACAATTTCCAATGTGATTACTCCAAAACTATAAATGTCGTACTTTTCATTGACTTCCATTGTGTATACAAGCTCTGAAAGTTAAAGATCATAGTTATGTTCTACTTTCAAAAAATGATTCAAACTAAACTCGCAATAGTCCTATGGTTGCTACCTATGTACATGCTACTCCATAACTTCGTAGTTGTAAATTTGAAGTAACAAGTCTAAACCTTTTGCTTCCAaaggaaaatgataaaattattaaCAATTTACTACAAAAATTCTCATTAGAAAAAATTACTACtaaaaatcttataaattaGTGTGAAGGTAATAATGAATATGATTGATGAAACATTTGTCGTGTGTACACATGTGAGTGTAGTCTCACATTGAATAAAGATAAGAATCTTGAgtggttttttgttgttgttgttgttgttgataagaAAGACTGAAACACTTTTATTAAGGATTAGAGAAATTTGTTACATCATGGATAAGAGCTTGCTCAAGAAAGCAAGGTGTCTCTTCAATCCAGCCAATGAAATCAGAAATGCCAAACACATATTTTGCTAGTAAGTGGGCGGCTCTATTACCCTGTTTCTTTGGTAGCCATGCATTCCATAGCAACCCTACACTCCTCCAAGTAGTGCATAGCCCAATAGACCACCTCCCTACCCATTCTTCCCTTTGCACCTGAATGTATCACATTTCGATTATTCCATATAGCCTAAGCGATATAGACCACCTCAGCCACCATTTCTTCGTTGACACGGTCTCCCACTAGCAAATCCCACAACACCTCAATGAACGATTGCACTCCATTTCAGCCCAGCGTCACAACTATTTTCGACCATGACCAGACCTCTCTAGCTCGTGGGCACGTCCAAAACAAGTGACCTGTCGTCTCGACATCCATTTGGCATACATCACATATCTGGTCTTGCACCACATTCCTTCGCCTGAGGCTAACTTTAGTGGGGAGGATATCCTTGCATGTACGCCATGCATAATGACGTATTTTGTGGAGGTAAAGGTAGGCCCCATAACCTCTTCCAAAATAGTCTCATCTTGTTGTTGTTCGAGCTTGCACCATGGTCCCTGGATTTGGAAAGGCGCATTGCTACACCATAGGCACTCTTAACACTGAATTTGCCATTAGGTGCTTCCGCTCATATTAGTTTATCTGGAGGAAGGCAAGAGCTTATGGGAATACCTTTTATCAACTTTGCTTCGAAAGGCATAAACAATGCGTCAATTACATTTTTCTTCCAACTTGCTATGGCTTGGTCAATCAGTTCATTGACTTTTATGTCTTAGTGCAAAAACATCCTGGGTAAGGCAACTTTGTACGTGGAGAAAGAAGGCAACCATTTGTCACCCCAAACACGGATACTACTGCCATTACCAACTTTCTATTGTGCCCCCTCTCTCACCAAGTGCTGGGTAGACATAACACTGCGCCACGAATAAGAAGGGTTGTTACcaagtgaagcttcaatgaacTCACACCGAGGAAAATATCTCGCCTTGAGCACCTGGTACACCAAAAAGTTTGGATTTGTTTAGAGTCTTCAACCTTGCTTGGCTAGGAGAGCCATATTGAAATATTTGAGTTGTTCAAAACCCATACCACCACAACTTTTTGGCGCACACAGTTTCTCCCAACTAAGCCAAGCTattctcttcttttccttctgtTGACCCCACAAAAGTTCCTTTTCATGCTTGTCAATTCTTCACATAGTGAATCCGGTAATCTGAAGTAGCTCATGGTATACATTGGAATAGCTTGTGCCACCACCTTATTGAGCACCTCCTTTCCCGCCTTTGAGAGCAGCTTTTCCTTCCATCCCGCCAGTTTTCTATGAAGCTTCTCTTTAATCTCATTGaaggtatttctttttttctttcccaccAGCGAAGGCagacccaaatatttctcatGTTGCTTAATAACTTGTGCACCAAATCTTTGCTTTATCTCCTCTTGGATTGTAGTGGGGGTGTTTTTACTAAAGAATAGTGACGTTTTGGCCCGGATAAGCTGTTGGCCCAATGCTTTCTCATAAACTCCTAGGATTCTTTGAAGGGCATAACATTCTATAAAAGAAGCCTTGCAAAAGATCaaactatcatctgcaaagaaaagGTATGATAACTTTGGGCCACAATGACACACAGCAACACCTACCATTACTCCATTTGCAACTAAGGCATGTATCATTGCTGAGAGACCCTTtgcacataaaataaaaagataaggtGATAAGGGGCCTCCTTGATGGATTCCCTTAGATGGAATGATATTACCCCACCTCATTAATCTTTACAGAGTACGTAACAGTTGTGACACACTACATAATGAGCTTCCTCCATTTTTCATCAAAACCCAGCTTATCCATGATTTTATCCAAGCAAACCCACTCCACCTTATCATATGCCTTGTTCATGTCAAGTTTTAGAGCCATCTCCCCAACCTTCCCCCCTTTTTTCTGACTAATATGGTTTATAGTCTCAAAAGCTACAAGGACATTATCAATGATCAACCTGCCGTGCACAAAAGTACTTTGGGTATCGCTAATAATGGAaggtaaaattttctttaacttgTTAGCTATGGCTTTGGATGCAATTTTATACACCACATTACATAAGCTTATAGGCCTATAATCAGTTACATTCTTAGACATCTTCACTTTAGGAATAAGCACAATATGAGTTTTGTTAAAATCAGGAGGGATATTACCATGGTTAAGAAAATTCAATACCGTTGCTGTGACCACCTCACCACTTATCGCCCaaattttttggaagaacatggGGGGCATGCCATCCGGTCCTGGTGCTTTTAATGGGTATATATGCTTTAAAGCCAGTTTAACTTTTG
This DNA window, taken from Quercus robur chromosome 2, dhQueRobu3.1, whole genome shotgun sequence, encodes the following:
- the LOC126703447 gene encoding uncharacterized protein LOC126703447, with amino-acid sequence MVGVAVCHCGPKLSYLFFADDSLIFCKASFIECYALQRILGVYEKALGQQLIRAKTSLFFSKNTPTTIQEEIKQRFGAQVIKQHEKYLGLPSLVGKKKRNTFNEIKEKLHRKLAGWKEKLLSKAGKEVLNKVVAQAIPMYTMSYFRLPDSLCEELTSMKRNFCGVNRRKRRE